From Pagrus major chromosome 18, Pma_NU_1.0, a single genomic window includes:
- the frmpd3 gene encoding FERM and PDZ domain-containing protein 3, translating into MAKVQDGHTNACDSSAMLEESQDGMDSGTLSPATARQVTIQRHPTQGFGFIAGSQRPVIVRSVSADGPSFGKLLPGDQILAINEETVSDAPRERVIDLVRRCKDTIVLTVLQPHQSPKSAFISAAKKARLRTNPPKVRFSEQVSISDPDSTMLKDDSLLLIPNVLKVFLENGQIKSFTFDSRTTVRDVISSLQDRLSLRYIEHFALVLEAGGLDQNQRLHPLQDNQPLTHVVHRTYFQGMKCLFRICFFPKDPADLLRRDPAAFEYLYIQSRNDVIKERFGMDWKSDITLRLAALHIYITVSSARPNQKISLKHVEKEWGLEPFLPLTLLPTVKEKNVCKSLSQLLKTYQHPPPSGNKVPPLQGKLQYMRVLNDLPPFGGILFHTVGLDEKQSATTLLVGPRHGISHVIDLKNNLTTVLAEFSRVAKIQLYRESQGVARVEVSIHEAKPLVLLMEWPDASNFACLISGYYKLFVDPKRTIYFRTPGQSQLTKADYRSSHHAHPRSGATSLPSGGRRGDERESSHRDSGSARALVPAESQHLGLCHVHLREQQFQELQTRAEAELDINENLISQEPPGRPRTKSDPTQQSTEEIAGVLDCPEVENAGFRIRAQTMNQSQKNSRYFCDSCKARHRAEGLTAVNSSGSSGKHCSSACASRDGGAVDLMALPPPGNEEEDETDGGGEKLQPPPPAIAAPPPGFRDNSSDEDDTKRGRKARTSASPGVASGKLAQAKEDVPVTLIDNVSTRTVRDHAQELDDALVSTLQALEALAASEDYPHHPQQPTQTAGLIVLAAITPESSLDSGHETNSSELTDVSEMVSAMKQNQNQAYLLAHHINKERILCRRDFPLAIPGCTAKTIGTGAFSVGQIRAGCPPKQVILSKTVPFKVSPSQDSAVLSVVTEQGGNQDTIQTEQKAEMKANSESTKANTSDTPSKSPEELKVSDASLTVQVSKDQKLSNSSGETLSQNLSDGVKGKTTAPLNKDPSNKALPILLPVDRTASAKISPTNMCQDAKTASSETMKPSSSTELLQLDDLFCTCPVQQEPGPQLRLKDPQVQKVVVFQSSSPTDDERLRAKGLQLANSKENAVRAGADPSLAKPSPQIQTKYSPRLPVKAERKEATESKAEGVHGKTHIESQKGPMKSLPILDDPTTPSLSVDKVSTLPARDSKKQAIGKGKSQRSAPFLSFRNLLSATFPARMRRETDERRAQLQKVRQYELEFLEELLKPKSSQGEFLPQGSSPVPSGTPCACQLRTSPVLKAPGISREQRRSCDCKRMCRGMRLPDTPVGSTTETQHRGRERTISKTPPAVSKAPHTQGATRRPQTLEIKTTRIRSTSLESREPRGEHGSCLPTCTSQTDCMGGPQYKKLQRRYSIGELDNSTSTPVYAEVKPKAKSLEKEMERVRATGLRLPTPIEPIHTQSHQAEGKGKKGVFFIQGEELLRESKDGTGEVLLTLPSEDSDDKDKCCSFCFCYRKCEAADESSEKDELSYSIPLQVLPGMELDSRTFPVVSKTLQVLNAEDCSGEEEEEEEEEPQTQEIDLRSCSTLEGSLARVQALQGKSFSLPDGFLNAQLDANELLAILRQCANSPQAEGEARLQPSQIAEYKQELAVRFKEFRASCRRVASVEKSPTRMLAVVTASFQVLCELTQTFIKLVRGVRSESQRLQLLRKVEEVAINYTLLLRAAEESMGHSSSLPTKTVSPQVSSNTNNMSSLTRPIKTLPAQ; encoded by the exons ATGGCCAAGGTCCAGGATGGACACACGAACGCATGTGACAG ctctgcaaTGTTAGAGGAGAGCCAGGATGGTATGGACAGTGGTACCCTAAGTCCTGCCACAGCTCGACAGGTCACCATCCAGCGCCACCCAACTCAAGGCTTCGGCTTTATTGCAGGCAGCCAGAGGCCTGTCATTGTACGCTCCGTCTCTGCTG ACGGCCCCTCCTTTGGCAAGCTTCTCCCTGGAGACCAGATCTTGGCCATAAACGAGGAGACGGTGAGCGACGCGCCCCGAGAGAGAGTCATAGACCTTGTAAG ACGCTGCAAAGACACTATAGTTCTCACTGTGCTGCAGCCCCATCAG tcaCCTAAGTCTGCCTTCATAAGTGCAGCCAAAAAGGCCCGCCTGCGAACCAACCCGCCCAAAGTGCGCTTTTCAGAGCAAGTGTCCATCAGCGACCCAGACTCA ACAATGCTCAAGGACGACTCCTTGCTACTCATACCAAATGTGTTGAAGGTGTTCTTGGAGAATGGACAGATTAAGTCCTTTACGTTTGATAGCCGTACCACTGTAAGG GATGTGATCTCCTCCCTGCAGGACCGCCTCTCACTGCGCTACATTGAGCACTTTGCATTGGTGCTGGAGGCAGGTGGTCTGGACCAGAATCAGAGGTTGCATCCGCTGCAGGACAACCAACCACTGACACAT GTGGTCCATAGAACGTATTTCCAAGGGATGAAGTGTCTGTTCCGCATCTGCTTCTTCCCCAAGGACCCTGCCGACCTGCTGAGAAGGGACCCCGCCGCATTTGAGTATCTCTATATACAG AGCCGCAATGACGTCATTAAGGAACGCTTTGGCATGGACTGGAAATCTGACATTACGTTACGACTGGCTGCTCTCCATATCTACATCACTGTGTCCTCCGCGCGGCCAAATCAGAAGATCTCTCTGAAGCATGTTGA AAAAGAGTGGGGACTAGAGCCTTTCCTCCCCCTCACTCTGCTCCCAACAGTCAAGGAGAAGAATGTGTGTAAGAGCCTGTCTCAGTTGCTGAAGACCTACCAGCATCCACCACCATCGGGCAACAAG GTCCCTCCTCTCCAAGGAAAGCTGCAGTACATGCGTGTACTCAACGACCTCCCACCTTTTGGTGGAATACTGTTCCACACTGTTGGACTG GATGAGAAACAATCAGCTACAACACTACTGGTGGGTCCTCGACATGGCATTAGTCATGTGATTGACCTGAAAAATAATCTCACCACAGTTCTGGCCGAGTTCAGTAGGGTTGCCAAGATCCAGCTCTACAGAGAGAGCCAAGGAGTGGCTCGTGTGGAGGTGTCAATCCACGAGGCCAAG CCCCTGGTCCTACTCATGGAGTGGCCTGATGCCAGTAACTTTGCATGCCTCATCTCTGGCTACTACAAGCTGTTTGTAGACCCTAAACGGACCATCTACTTCCGGACACCTGGTCAGTCTCAGCTGACCAAGGCAG ATTACAGAAGTTCCCACCATGCTCACCCACGTTCTGGGGCAACGAGCTTGCCAAGTGGAGGGCGACGAGGGGACGAGAGAGAAAGCTCACACAGAGACTCGGGGTCTGCAAGGGCCCTTGTTCCAGCAGAGTCTCAGCATCTAGGCCTGTGTCATGTCCACCTTCGAGAGCAACAATTCCAAGAGCTTCAAACACGTGCCGAGGCTGAACTCGACATCAATGAGAACTTAATTTCCCAAGAACCCCCTGGGCGGCCCCGCACCAAGTCAGATCCCACCCAGCAGAGTACAGAGGAAATAGCTGGGGTTTTAGATTGCCCAGAAGTAGAGAATGCAGGATTCAGAATCCGAGCCCAAACAATGAATCAATCCCAGAAAAACTCACGATACTTCTGTGACTCCTGCAAAGCCAGGCACAGGGCAGAGGGTCTTACAGCAGTGAACAGTAGTGGGAGCTCGGGGAAACACTGCTCCAGTGCTTGTGCCTCCCGAGATGGAGGTGCTGTTGACCTCATGGCCCTACCGCCACCAGGGaatgaagaggaggacgagaCAGATGGTGGAGGAGAGAAACTGCAACCGCCACCACCTGCTATTGCTGCCCCGCCACCTGGCTTCAGGGATAACAGTTCAGATGAGGATGAcacaaagagagggaggaaggctCGAACCAGTGCCAGCCCAGGGGTGGCCTCTGGGAAGCTGGCCCAAGCCAAGGAAGATGTGCCCGTGACATTGATTGATAATGTTTCCACGAGAACAGTCCGAGATCATGCCCAGGAGCTTGATGATGCTCTGGTGTCCACCTTACAGGCACTGGAGGCTTTGGCAGCCTCTGAGGACTACCCCCATCATCCTCAACAGCCAACACAGACTGCAG GTCTGATTGTCTTAGCTGCCATTACACCTGAGTCATCATTGGACTCAGGCCATGAGACCAACTCCTCTGAATTGACAGATGTATCTGAGATGGTGTCAGCTATGaagcagaaccagaaccaggcCTACCTGCTGGCTCACCATATCAACAAGGAGCGTATCCTCTGCCGCCGTGACTTTCCGCTGGCTATCCCTGGTTGCACAGCAAAGACCATAGGAACTGGGGCCTTCTCCGTGGGTCAGATTCGTGCTGGCTGTCCACCCAAGCAAGTAATCCTCAGCAAGACTGTTCCCTTTAAAGTCAGTCCCAGTCAAGACTCTGCCGTGCTCAGTGTTGTGACAGAGCAGGGGGGCAATCAAGACACTattcagactgaacagaaagcGGAAATGAAAGCAAACTCTGAGTCCACCAAAGCAAACACCTCTGATACCCCTTCTAAATCACCCGAAGAACTTAAAGTGTCTGATGCTTCACTGACAGTTCAAGTCAGTAAAGATCAGAAGTTATCAAACTCTTCCGGGGAGACATTGAGCCAAAATCTCTCTGACGGTGTAAAGGGGAAGACAACAGCACCTCTTAACAAAGACCCTAGCAACAAAGCCTTACCTATCCTCCTGCCTGTGGACAGAACTGCCTCTGCCAAGATTTCTCCCACTAATATGTGCCAAGATGCCAAGACTGCCTCTAGTGAGACCATGAAGCCTTCAAGCTCTACAGAACTTCTACAACTTGACGACCTTTTCTGCACATGCCCAGTACAACAGGAGCCTGGGCCTCAACTAAGACTTAAAGACCCACAGGTTCAGAAGGTAGTGGTGTTTCAATCCTCCTCCCCCACTGATGACGAGCGTCTTCGAGCCAAAGGCCTCCAACTGGCTAACAGCAAAGAAAATGCAGTGAGAGCAGGAGCAGATCCCAGTTTGGCAAAGCCCAGTCCTCAAATACAAACCAAGTACTCTCCTCGTTTGCCTgtaaaagcagaaagaaaagaagcaacTGAAAGCAAGGCTGAGGGTGTCCATGGAAAAACGCATATTGAGTCACAGAAAGGCCCCATGAAATCCTTACCTATTTTAGATGATCCAACAACACCTAGCCTCTCAGTAGATAAGGTCTCCACTCTCCCAGCCAGAGATTCAAAGAAGCAGGCCATTGGTAAGGGGAAGTCCCAGCGCAGTGCCCCTTTCTTGAGCTTTAGAAACCTTCTTTCAGCTACGTTCCCAGCAAGAATGCGAAGAGAAACGGATGAGCGAAGGGCTCAGTTGCAGAAAGTCCGTCAGTATGAGCTAGAGTTCTTAGAGGAGCTGCTGAAACCCAAGTCATCCCAAGGAGAATTTTTGCCCCAGGGATCCTCACCTGTGCCCTCTGGCACTCCATGTGCCTGCCAGCTCCGCACCAGCCCTGTCCTAAAGGCACCAGGTATCTCCAGGGAGCAGCGACGCAGCTGTGACTGTAAGCGAATGTGCAGAGGCATGCGGCTACCTGACACACCAGTTGGTTCCACAACAGAGACCcaacacagaggcagagagagaactATCTCGAAGACCCCCCCAGCAGTCTCCAAAGCCCCTCACACTCAAGGTGCTACAAGGAGACCTCAAACCTTAGAGATAAAGACCACACGAATACGCTCTACCAGTCTTGAGTCAAGAGAGCCAAGGGGAGAGCATGGTTCCTGCTTGCCCACCTGTACTTCTCAAACAGACTGCATGGGAGGTCCACAATATAAGAAGCTCCAGAGGCGTTACAGCATTGGAGAGCTGGATAACAGCACTAGCACACCTGTCTATGCTGAAGTAAAGCCCAAAGCCAAGAGTCTggagaaggagatggagagagtgcGAGCCACAGGGCTGAGGCTCCCTACCCCAATTGAGCCAATCCATACTCAGTCTCACCAGGCAGAGGGAAAGGGGAAAAAGggtgtgtttttcattcaggGAGAAGAGCTACTGCGTGAAAGTAAAGATGGGACTGGTGAGGTGCTGCTGACCCTCCCCAGTGAAGACAGTGATGACAAAGATAAATGCTGCTCATTCTGTTTCTGCTACAGGAAGTGTGAGGCCGCAGATGAAAGCAGTGAAAAGGATGAGCTCTCATACTCTATACCCCTTCAGGTCCTTCCAGGCATGGAGCTGGACTCACGTACCTTCCCTGTAGTAAGCAAAACACTCCAGGTTCTTAATGCAGAGGACTGTAgtggggaggaagaggaggaggaagaagaggagccACAGACACAGGAGATTGATCTGAGATCCTGTAGTACACTGGAGGGGAGCCTGGCACGGGTACAAGCCCTACAGGGGAAAAGTTTCAGCTTGCCTGATGGTTTCCTAAATGCCCAGTTGGATGCTAATGAGTTGCTAGCTATCCTGCGTCAGTGCGCTAACAGCCCACAAGCTGAGGGTGAGGCTCGTCTTCAACCCTCACAGATTGCAGAGTACAAACAGGAGCTGGCGGTACGCTTCAAAGAATTCAGAGCATCTTGTCGGCGAGTGGCAAGTGTTGAAAAAAGCCCAACACGTATGCTTGCTGTTGTCACCGCCAGCTTTCAAGTGTTGTGTGAACTAACTCAGACTTTCATCAAATTGGTCAGAGGGGTTCGATCAGAATCCCAAAGGCTGCAGCTGTTGAGAAAAGTTGAGGAAGTAGCAATTAACTACACTTTGCTTCTGCGGGCAGCAGAAGAATCAATGGGACACTCAAGCAGCTTGCCAACAAAGACAGTGAGCCCTCAAGTTTCCTCCAACACCAATAACATGAGCTCGCTCACTCGACCCATTAAAACTCTGCCTGCCCAGTAA